A window of the Lactuca sativa cultivar Salinas chromosome 7, Lsat_Salinas_v11, whole genome shotgun sequence genome harbors these coding sequences:
- the LOC111882305 gene encoding uncharacterized mitochondrial protein AtMg00810-like: protein MTMFLGLQVHQDSSGIMLHEGKYVEDTLEKFGFKDSKPASRPSAPMVERPLLGPDPEGDFVDQTEYRSMIGSLMYLTASRPDIMSAVCQCARYQANPKLSHMIVVKRIFRYLKGSPKLELWYPKNPEFELYAFADNNYGGCDFDRKSTSGGC from the coding sequence ATGACAATGTTTTTGGGATTACAAGTTCATCAAGATTCATCTGGAATCATGTTGCATGAGGGAAAATATGTGGAGGATACGCTTGAGAAGTTTGGGTTCAAAGACTCTAAACCTGCCTCTAGGCCCTCTGCACCCATGGTTGAAAGACCCCTGCTGGGACCAGATCCAGAAGGAGATTTTGTAGATCAAACCGaatatcgatcgatgatcggatctcTCATGTATTTGACTGCCAGCAGACCTGACATTATGTCCGCCGTCTGTCAATGTGCTagatatcaggctaatcctaaactctctcatatGATTGTTGTTAAAAGGATTTTTCGATACCTCAAAGGTAGTCCTAAATTAGAGCTGTGGTATCCTAAAAATCCTGAATTTGAACTCTATGCTTTCGCTGACaataattatggaggttgtgattttgacaggaaatcaacttcaggCGGATGTTAG